One genomic region from Proteiniborus sp. DW1 encodes:
- a CDS encoding 2Fe-2S iron-sulfur cluster-binding protein, with product MNYVTLTIDEQKVTVPNNFTILQAAEKLGIEIPALCYDKDLEIVSSCRLCIVEIKGSPKLQTSCSTLVSEGMVVYTESEKVVKMRRTILQLLLDNHPNDCLTCEKAGECLLQRYSYRYDVKFREHQGARRKEFTDTSSPYILRDGSKCILCSKCIRTCAEVSDRQVLSFAERGFATRVVADAGFSLEESKCVSCNRCVSVCPTGALIDRRATSIGRIWEFETEKVTCNRCDYGCDFEVMKKNGQNVALKAKKPSGGRPLCLKGRLTTELLHVDSPQQPFTKQDGKFIEDNWINILNLTDIMEKIAVVEGKDGKGE from the coding sequence ATGAACTATGTTACATTGACTATAGATGAACAAAAAGTCACAGTACCTAATAACTTTACCATACTACAGGCTGCTGAAAAGCTTGGCATCGAAATTCCAGCCCTTTGTTATGATAAAGATTTGGAAATAGTATCCTCATGTAGACTATGTATAGTTGAGATAAAGGGAAGTCCAAAGCTTCAAACATCATGCTCTACCTTAGTATCAGAAGGGATGGTTGTCTACACTGAAAGTGAAAAGGTAGTTAAAATGAGAAGAACTATTCTCCAACTATTACTGGATAATCATCCTAATGATTGCTTAACTTGTGAAAAGGCTGGTGAATGTCTACTGCAAAGATATTCTTATAGATATGATGTCAAGTTTAGAGAGCACCAAGGTGCAAGAAGGAAAGAATTTACTGATACGTCTAGTCCTTATATTTTAAGGGATGGCAGCAAGTGTATACTATGTAGTAAATGCATAAGAACCTGTGCAGAAGTTTCTGATAGACAAGTACTATCATTTGCAGAGAGAGGATTTGCAACTAGGGTTGTAGCAGATGCAGGTTTTAGCTTAGAAGAGTCTAAATGTGTTTCATGCAATAGATGTGTATCTGTATGCCCAACAGGAGCCCTTATAGATAGAAGGGCTACATCCATAGGAAGGATATGGGAATTCGAAACAGAAAAAGTGACATGTAACAGATGTGATTATGGCTGTGACTTTGAGGTCATGAAAAAGAATGGGCAAAATGTTGCACTAAAGGCTAAGAAACCTAGTGGGGGTAGACCTTTATGCTTAAAGGGAAGGTTGACCACTGAATTATTACATGTTGATAGCCCTCAACAGCCTTTTACAAAGCAAGATGGAAAGTTCATCGAAGACAACTGGATCAACATATTAAACTTAACGGATATCATGGAAAAGATTGCTGTAGTTGAAGGCAAAGATGGTAAGGGGGAATAA